A genomic window from Bradyrhizobium lupini includes:
- a CDS encoding ABC transporter permease has product MSTVAPAVEPVGPARTSGLVALLDQTRYVLGENKVTGFAFALLIVILLAAIFGPYVVPYDPLASDTVASLKPPSAAHWFGTDQLGRDIFSRVVVATRLDTFIAVASVALVFLMGGLAGIAAGYFGGWTDRIVGRVADTIMAFPLFVLAMGIVAALGNTVQNIILATAIVNFPLYARVARAEANVRRNAGFVQAARLSGNGEFRILLVHILPNIMPIMIVQMSLTMGYAILNAAGLSFIGLGVRPPTAEWGIMVAEGAGFMVSGEWWIALFPGLALMIAVFCFNLLGDGLRDIVDPQRRT; this is encoded by the coding sequence ATGAGCACCGTTGCGCCTGCTGTTGAACCCGTCGGCCCCGCGCGCACGTCGGGTCTCGTCGCGCTCCTCGACCAGACCCGCTACGTGCTCGGCGAGAACAAGGTCACCGGCTTTGCATTCGCGCTGCTGATCGTGATCCTCCTTGCCGCGATCTTCGGCCCCTATGTGGTGCCGTATGACCCGCTGGCGTCCGACACCGTGGCGTCGCTGAAGCCACCGTCGGCCGCGCACTGGTTCGGCACCGATCAATTGGGCCGTGACATCTTCAGCCGGGTCGTGGTGGCGACGCGGCTCGATACCTTCATCGCGGTCGCCTCCGTCGCCCTGGTGTTCCTGATGGGCGGGCTCGCCGGCATCGCGGCCGGCTATTTCGGCGGCTGGACCGATCGCATCGTCGGCCGCGTCGCCGACACCATCATGGCGTTCCCGCTGTTCGTGCTGGCCATGGGCATCGTCGCCGCGCTGGGGAACACCGTGCAGAACATCATCCTGGCCACCGCCATCGTGAACTTCCCGCTCTACGCCCGCGTTGCGCGCGCCGAAGCCAATGTCCGCCGTAACGCCGGCTTCGTGCAGGCCGCGCGTCTGTCCGGTAACGGCGAATTCCGCATTCTGCTCGTGCATATCCTGCCGAACATCATGCCGATCATGATCGTGCAGATGTCGCTGACCATGGGCTACGCCATCCTCAATGCCGCCGGTCTCTCGTTCATCGGCCTCGGCGTCCGTCCGCCGACGGCCGAATGGGGCATCATGGTCGCCGAAGGCGCCGGCTTCATGGTGTCAGGCGAATGGTGGATCGCGCTATTCCCGGGCCTCGCTTTGATGATCGCCGTGTTCTGCTTCAACCTCCTCGGCGACGGCCTGCGCGACATCGTCGACCCCCAGCGGAGGACGTGA
- the ugpB gene encoding sn-glycerol-3-phosphate ABC transporter substrate-binding protein UgpB encodes MERAIVTSASRLLQVVAAFAALSLAAPVRAATDIAWWHAMSGELGRQLEKLASDFNASQPDYRVVPTYKGSYTETVTAAIFAFRSRSQPAIVQVNEVATATMTAAKGAIYPVFSLMRDMKEPFSLNDYLPAVSGYYTDAAGNLLSFPFNSSTPILYYNKTMFRDAGLDPEAPPKTWPELGAAAKRLRDRGAVCGFTTSWPSWIHVENFSAFHNLPLATRANGFAALDAELTINNPSLVRHVSELSEWQKTKVFDYSGRGQSAEPRFQNGECGIFIGSSATRADIKANSKFEIGYGMMPYWPDVKGAPQNSIIGGATLWVLRDRPREEYKGVARFFAYLSQPGVQAAWHQNTGYLPVTRAAFELTRAQGFYERNPGSAMSFEEITLHPPTENSKGIRLGSFVLIRGAIEDELEQAFAGRKSAQAALDAAVERGNKILRQFERASPDR; translated from the coding sequence ATGGAAAGAGCCATCGTGACTTCAGCATCGCGCCTTTTGCAGGTCGTCGCCGCCTTTGCGGCGCTCTCCTTGGCCGCGCCGGTGCGTGCCGCGACCGACATCGCGTGGTGGCACGCCATGTCCGGCGAACTCGGCCGCCAACTGGAAAAGCTCGCCTCCGACTTCAACGCCTCGCAGCCGGATTATCGCGTGGTGCCAACTTACAAGGGCAGTTACACCGAGACGGTGACGGCCGCGATCTTCGCCTTCCGCTCGCGGAGCCAGCCCGCGATCGTCCAGGTCAACGAGGTCGCCACCGCCACCATGACCGCGGCCAAGGGCGCGATCTATCCCGTGTTCAGCCTGATGCGGGACATGAAGGAGCCGTTCTCGCTCAATGACTACCTTCCCGCGGTCTCCGGCTACTACACCGATGCGGCCGGCAATCTCTTGTCCTTCCCGTTCAATTCGTCGACGCCGATTCTTTATTACAACAAGACCATGTTCCGCGACGCAGGGCTCGATCCGGAGGCGCCGCCGAAGACCTGGCCGGAGCTTGGCGCTGCTGCAAAACGCCTGCGCGATCGCGGCGCGGTGTGCGGCTTCACCACCTCCTGGCCGTCCTGGATCCATGTCGAGAATTTTTCAGCCTTCCACAATCTGCCGCTGGCAACGCGGGCGAACGGCTTTGCCGCGTTGGATGCCGAGCTGACCATCAACAATCCGTCTCTCGTGCGTCACGTCTCCGAGCTCAGCGAGTGGCAGAAAACGAAAGTGTTCGACTATAGCGGCCGCGGCCAGTCGGCCGAGCCGCGCTTCCAGAACGGCGAATGCGGCATCTTCATCGGCTCCTCGGCGACGCGCGCCGACATCAAGGCGAATTCGAAGTTCGAGATTGGCTACGGCATGATGCCGTATTGGCCCGACGTGAAGGGTGCGCCGCAGAATTCGATCATCGGTGGCGCCACGCTGTGGGTGCTGCGCGACCGTCCGCGCGAGGAATACAAAGGCGTGGCACGATTCTTCGCCTATCTGTCGCAGCCCGGCGTGCAGGCCGCCTGGCACCAGAACACCGGCTATCTGCCTGTCACCCGCGCCGCCTTCGAGCTGACGCGCGCGCAAGGTTTTTACGAGCGCAATCCGGGCTCGGCGATGTCGTTCGAAGAGATCACGCTGCATCCGCCGACGGAGAATTCAAAGGGCATCCGGCTCGGCTCCTTCGTGCTGATCCGCGGCGCGATCGAGGACGAGCTGGAGCAGGCCTTTGCCGGCCGCAAGAGCGCGCAAGCCGCGCTCGATGCTGCGGTCGAACGCGGCAACAAGATCCTGCGCCAGTTCGAGCGCGCCAGCCCGGATAGGTAG
- a CDS encoding TRAP transporter substrate-binding protein — MPVLNRAERTRTGVVFVALLIALCATGAAAREFRAADTQTEDYPTVQALRYMGALIAERSGGRHEVKVFHSRQLGEEKETIEQTRVGAIDLNRTNVALIGNFVPAMNVLAMPFLFRSIEHMQKVLDGPIGSEILGSFEPYGFVGLAFYDSGARSIYNGARPVRNVADLKGLRIRVQQSELMSQMIRALGAEPVEMPYGQVLAGLANHLIDGAENNWPSYVTTDHYKHAGYLALTEHTMSPEVLVISLKAWKSLSADEQTIFREAAQRSSRFMREKWRDLEEQSQRKAEAAGVTIVRDIDRKPFEDAMVAIYAKAGQDPAAAALIERIRKVE, encoded by the coding sequence GTGCCAGTGTTGAACCGTGCCGAACGCACGCGGACCGGGGTGGTTTTCGTCGCGCTTTTGATCGCCCTCTGCGCGACGGGAGCTGCTGCGCGTGAGTTCCGCGCCGCCGACACCCAGACCGAGGATTATCCGACCGTGCAGGCGCTGCGCTACATGGGCGCCCTGATCGCCGAGCGCAGCGGCGGTCGGCACGAGGTCAAGGTCTTCCACTCCCGCCAACTCGGCGAGGAGAAGGAGACCATCGAGCAGACCCGGGTCGGTGCGATCGATCTCAACCGGACCAATGTGGCGCTGATCGGCAATTTCGTTCCGGCGATGAACGTGCTGGCGATGCCGTTCCTGTTCCGGTCCATCGAGCACATGCAGAAGGTGCTGGACGGGCCGATCGGCAGCGAGATCCTCGGCAGCTTCGAGCCCTACGGCTTCGTTGGCCTCGCCTTCTACGATTCCGGCGCGCGATCGATCTACAACGGCGCCCGCCCGGTCAGAAACGTCGCGGACCTCAAGGGATTGCGGATCCGGGTGCAGCAGTCGGAGTTGATGAGCCAGATGATCCGCGCGCTCGGCGCGGAGCCGGTCGAGATGCCCTATGGGCAGGTGCTTGCCGGGCTTGCCAACCATTTGATCGACGGCGCCGAGAACAACTGGCCATCCTACGTGACGACGGACCATTACAAACATGCCGGCTATCTCGCCCTCACCGAGCACACCATGAGCCCCGAAGTGCTGGTGATCTCGCTGAAGGCCTGGAAAAGCCTGTCGGCCGACGAGCAAACCATCTTCAGGGAAGCCGCACAGCGCTCCAGCCGCTTCATGCGCGAGAAATGGCGCGACCTGGAGGAGCAGTCGCAGCGCAAGGCGGAAGCAGCGGGCGTCACCATCGTCAGGGATATCGACCGCAAGCCGTTCGAAGACGCGATGGTCGCGATCTACGCCAAGGCCGGGCAGGATCCGGCCGCGGCCGCGCTGATCGAACGCATTCGCAAGGTGGAGTGA
- a CDS encoding ABC transporter substrate-binding protein codes for MKRRDFLKSVSGLAAGAALPAMPSVISSAKADARSETLLIVSEGGPNNLDIHGVGTNVPGYEVSWNCYDRLLSHEMKTGPGGVPYYDRDKFKGELAEDFKIDDMSVTFKLKKNAKFHDGAPVTAKDVKWSLDRAVSVGGFPTFQMSAGSLTKPEQFVVIDDYTVRVDFLKKDKLTIPDLAVIVPCIINSELVKKNASEKDPWGLEFTKQQTAGSGAYKVTKWTAGTEVVMERNDDWVGGPLPKIKRVIWRMVPQAGNRRALLERGDADISYELPFKDFQEMKASGKLNVVSLPFSNGIQYIGMNVTKPPFDNPKVRQAVACAIPYQKIMDAVMFGLANPMFGAPKDKPTEVAWPQPHKYNTDMDKAKALLAEAGYPNGFETTISFDLNFAGVNEPLCVLVQESLAQIGIKTTINKVPGANWRTELNKKEMPLFTNVFSGWLDYPEYFFYWCYHGNNSVFNTMSYKSAEMDKLIDGARAAAATGDTATYDTDVKGFVDLAYSDIPRIPLYQPFVNVAMQKNISGYQYWFHRRLDYRAMAKG; via the coding sequence ATGAAGCGCCGCGATTTCCTCAAGTCCGTTTCCGGATTGGCCGCAGGCGCGGCGCTTCCGGCCATGCCGTCCGTGATCTCGTCGGCCAAGGCCGATGCGCGCTCGGAGACGCTGCTGATCGTCTCGGAAGGCGGCCCCAACAATCTCGATATCCACGGCGTCGGCACCAACGTGCCCGGCTATGAGGTGTCCTGGAATTGCTACGACCGCCTGCTCAGCCACGAGATGAAGACCGGCCCCGGCGGCGTGCCCTATTACGACCGCGACAAGTTCAAGGGCGAACTCGCCGAGGACTTCAAGATCGACGACATGTCGGTCACCTTCAAGCTGAAGAAGAACGCCAAATTCCACGACGGCGCGCCTGTGACCGCCAAGGACGTGAAGTGGTCGCTCGACCGAGCCGTCAGCGTCGGCGGATTCCCCACCTTCCAGATGAGCGCGGGCTCGCTCACGAAACCCGAGCAGTTCGTCGTGATCGACGACTACACGGTACGTGTCGACTTCCTGAAGAAGGACAAGCTGACGATCCCCGATCTCGCGGTGATCGTGCCCTGCATCATCAATTCCGAGCTGGTGAAGAAGAACGCCAGCGAGAAGGATCCCTGGGGACTCGAATTCACCAAGCAGCAGACCGCGGGCTCCGGCGCCTACAAGGTGACGAAGTGGACCGCCGGCACCGAAGTGGTGATGGAGCGCAACGACGATTGGGTCGGCGGCCCGCTGCCGAAGATCAAGCGCGTGATCTGGCGCATGGTGCCGCAGGCCGGCAATCGCCGCGCGCTGCTGGAGCGCGGCGACGCCGACATCTCCTATGAGCTGCCGTTCAAGGATTTCCAGGAGATGAAGGCGAGCGGCAAGCTCAACGTGGTGTCGCTGCCGTTCTCCAACGGCATCCAGTATATCGGCATGAACGTGACCAAGCCGCCGTTCGACAATCCCAAGGTACGTCAGGCGGTCGCCTGCGCGATTCCCTATCAGAAGATCATGGACGCGGTGATGTTCGGGCTGGCTAACCCGATGTTCGGCGCGCCCAAGGACAAGCCAACCGAAGTCGCCTGGCCGCAGCCGCACAAATACAACACCGACATGGACAAGGCGAAGGCGCTGCTGGCCGAGGCCGGCTACCCGAACGGCTTCGAGACCACGATCTCGTTCGACCTCAACTTCGCCGGCGTCAACGAGCCGCTCTGCGTGCTGGTGCAGGAGAGCCTGGCCCAGATCGGCATCAAGACCACCATCAACAAGGTGCCCGGCGCCAACTGGCGCACCGAATTGAACAAGAAGGAAATGCCGCTCTTCACCAACGTATTCTCGGGCTGGCTCGATTACCCCGAATACTTCTTCTACTGGTGCTATCACGGCAATAATTCCGTCTTCAACACCATGAGCTACAAGTCGGCGGAGATGGACAAGCTGATCGACGGCGCACGCGCGGCCGCCGCGACCGGCGACACCGCGACCTACGACACCGACGTGAAGGGCTTCGTCGACCTCGCCTACAGCGACATCCCGCGCATCCCGCTGTACCAGCCGTTCGTCAACGTCGCGATGCAGAAGAACATCAGCGGCTACCAATACTGGTTCCACCGGAGGCTGGATTATCGCGCGATGGCGAAGGGGTAA
- a CDS encoding dipeptide ABC transporter ATP-binding protein — protein sequence MTAPPLLDVQDLTVEFTTRRGIVKAVQHVNISVAKGETLAIVGESGSGKSVTSYAVMRILDRAGRIAEGSVMFSGIDVKAATEDQMRDLRGREVSMIFQNPRAALNPIRKVGDQIEDVLRTHVQQAMVSDRGEKAIEALEQVKIARPRERYHAYPFELSGGMCQRVVIALALACNPQLLIADEPTTGLDVTTQKAVMDLIVELTKRKAMSTILITHDLGLAAAYCDRVVVMEKGRVVETAKAADIFANPQHPYTKKLMRATPRLGVSLRDLLPEEEGSAVVAGPDRAIHQASQDEARKSGQPLLLIDKLVKEYPRQGATATLGKLFGRKPPVEPDVFRAVDGISFSIGHGESVGLVGESGCGKSTTSMMVMRLLDQTSGLIQFDGEDIGGIAPAGFARLPQRSRIQMVFQDPTDSLNPRFTAVRAIADPIMQLGDVRGRDALRARCEELATMVGLPHNLLDRFPHQLSGGQKARVGIARAIALHPKLVILDEPTAALDVSVQAVVLNLLQDLKARLGMSYLFVSHDLNVVRLLCDRVIVMRSGRIVEEGSSERVLSDPQDDYTKELLTAIPHPPLQTQSAH from the coding sequence ATGACCGCCCCGCCGCTGCTCGACGTCCAGGACCTTACCGTCGAATTCACCACCCGCCGCGGCATCGTCAAGGCGGTGCAGCACGTCAACATTTCCGTCGCCAAGGGCGAGACGCTTGCGATCGTCGGCGAGTCCGGCTCCGGCAAATCGGTGACGTCGTATGCGGTGATGCGCATTCTCGACCGTGCGGGGCGGATCGCCGAAGGCTCGGTGATGTTCTCGGGCATCGACGTCAAGGCCGCGACCGAAGACCAGATGCGCGATCTGCGCGGTCGCGAAGTCTCGATGATCTTCCAGAATCCGCGCGCCGCGCTCAACCCGATCCGGAAGGTCGGCGACCAGATCGAGGACGTGCTGCGCACCCATGTCCAGCAGGCCATGGTTTCGGACCGCGGCGAGAAGGCGATCGAGGCGCTGGAGCAGGTCAAGATCGCCCGCCCGCGCGAGCGCTATCACGCCTATCCGTTCGAATTGTCCGGCGGCATGTGCCAGCGTGTCGTCATCGCGCTCGCGCTCGCCTGCAATCCGCAGCTACTGATCGCGGACGAGCCGACGACCGGATTGGACGTCACCACGCAGAAGGCGGTGATGGATCTGATCGTGGAATTGACCAAGCGCAAGGCAATGTCCACCATCCTGATCACGCACGATCTCGGCCTCGCCGCTGCTTATTGCGACCGCGTCGTCGTGATGGAAAAGGGCAGGGTGGTCGAGACCGCCAAGGCCGCCGACATCTTCGCCAACCCGCAGCACCCCTACACCAAGAAGCTGATGCGCGCGACGCCGCGGCTCGGCGTGAGCCTGCGGGATCTGTTGCCGGAGGAGGAAGGCTCAGCCGTCGTGGCCGGGCCTGACCGGGCCATCCATCAGGCTTCGCAGGACGAGGCCAGGAAGAGCGGGCAGCCCCTTCTCCTCATCGACAAGCTGGTCAAGGAATATCCCCGCCAGGGCGCCACCGCCACGCTCGGCAAATTGTTCGGCCGCAAGCCGCCGGTCGAGCCGGACGTGTTCCGCGCCGTCGACGGCATCAGCTTCTCGATCGGTCACGGCGAGAGCGTCGGCCTGGTCGGCGAGTCCGGCTGCGGCAAATCGACCACGTCGATGATGGTGATGCGGCTGCTGGATCAGACCTCGGGGCTGATCCAGTTCGACGGCGAGGACATCGGCGGCATCGCGCCCGCCGGCTTTGCCCGGCTGCCGCAGCGCAGCCGCATCCAGATGGTGTTCCAGGATCCGACCGACAGCCTCAACCCGCGCTTCACCGCCGTGCGTGCCATCGCCGATCCCATCATGCAGCTCGGCGACGTCAGGGGGCGCGACGCGCTCCGCGCCCGCTGCGAGGAGCTCGCCACCATGGTGGGCCTGCCGCACAATCTGCTGGATCGCTTCCCGCACCAATTGTCGGGCGGCCAGAAAGCCCGCGTCGGCATCGCCCGCGCCATCGCCCTGCACCCGAAACTGGTCATCCTGGACGAGCCGACCGCCGCGCTCGACGTTTCGGTCCAGGCCGTGGTCCTCAATCTGCTCCAGGACCTCAAGGCCCGACTAGGTATGAGTTATCTGTTCGTCTCGCATGATTTGAACGTAGTGCGCTTGTTGTGCGATCGTGTCATTGTCATGCGGTCGGGTCGAATCGTCGAGGAAGGATCTTCCGAGCGGGTCTTGAGCGATCCGCAGGACGACTACACCAAGGAGCTGCTGACGGCGATCCCGCATCCGCCGCTGCAGACACAGAGCGCACACTGA
- a CDS encoding DUF3369 domain-containing protein: MAEQDDVLHLIDDTGTASEDVDARKWKIAVIDDDPAVHDGTRFALSDYSLNGQGLEILSAHSAAEGRKLMAAHNDIAAVLLDVIMETDVAGLELVEYIRNELKNETVRIILRTGQPGQAPERRVIVQYDINDYKAKTELTADKLFTSLTAALRSYQQLERMLQTRRGLEIIIDAASTLYDFKSMQRLAEGVLTQLASLLNVDCAGILVLRDNGGIDPELSVLAGSGCYSRFIGTTSSKALDPDLRAMVEAAFQGRKNEFADHRSVIYLRTGSGREVVVLLQAERELSETDRSLVEIFSSRLSIAFDNVILYQQLQAANTQLEDRVAQRTRALMQANRRLSAQWLRLQRANGFKNEILGTVAHDLKNPLGVILGRTEMLKELISTGASSGGVVAQVDHIRDATKRLTTMVDHLISDAMADAFDITIRREPVDVAALVKEVAEANQPLAVNKQQAISVTAPVNVVTMCDTDRIREAIDNLISNAIKYSPIGGKIGVVVSHEGGDTIVRVSDEGAGLSPEDLGRLFGRFQRLSAKPTAGESSTGLGLSIVKRIIDMHGGEVTAESEGPGKGSTFTITLPATEIS; this comes from the coding sequence ATGGCCGAACAGGACGATGTCCTCCACCTGATCGACGACACCGGTACCGCATCGGAGGATGTTGACGCCCGGAAATGGAAGATCGCCGTCATCGACGACGATCCGGCCGTGCATGACGGTACGCGTTTTGCGCTCTCGGACTATTCCCTCAACGGCCAGGGCCTGGAGATCCTCTCCGCCCATTCCGCGGCCGAAGGTCGCAAGCTGATGGCCGCGCACAACGACATCGCCGCCGTGCTGCTCGACGTCATCATGGAGACGGACGTCGCCGGCCTCGAGCTGGTCGAGTACATCCGCAACGAGCTCAAGAACGAGACCGTGCGCATCATCCTGCGCACCGGACAGCCCGGTCAAGCGCCTGAACGGCGCGTGATCGTGCAGTACGACATCAACGACTACAAAGCGAAGACCGAGCTCACCGCCGACAAGCTGTTCACCTCGCTGACCGCGGCGCTGCGCTCCTACCAGCAGCTCGAGCGCATGCTGCAGACAAGGCGCGGGCTCGAGATCATCATCGACGCGGCTTCGACGCTGTACGATTTCAAGTCGATGCAGCGGCTCGCCGAGGGCGTACTGACCCAGCTTGCCTCGCTGCTCAACGTCGATTGCGCCGGTATCCTGGTTTTGCGCGACAATGGCGGCATCGACCCCGAGCTCTCGGTGCTCGCCGGCAGCGGCTGCTACAGCCGCTTCATCGGCACCACCTCGTCGAAGGCGCTCGACCCCGATCTGCGCGCGATGGTGGAAGCCGCGTTCCAGGGCCGCAAGAACGAATTCGCCGACCACCGCAGCGTGATCTATTTGCGCACCGGAAGCGGCCGCGAGGTCGTGGTGCTGCTGCAGGCCGAGCGCGAGCTGTCCGAGACCGACCGCTCGCTGGTCGAGATCTTCTCCAGCCGGCTCTCGATCGCCTTCGACAACGTCATCCTCTACCAGCAGCTCCAGGCCGCCAACACCCAGCTGGAAGACCGCGTCGCCCAGCGCACCCGCGCGCTGATGCAGGCCAACCGCCGCCTCTCGGCGCAATGGCTGCGGCTGCAACGCGCCAACGGCTTCAAGAACGAAATCCTCGGTACCGTTGCCCACGATCTGAAGAATCCGCTCGGCGTCATCCTCGGCCGCACCGAGATGCTGAAGGAGTTGATCTCGACCGGCGCGTCGTCAGGCGGCGTCGTGGCCCAGGTCGATCACATCCGCGATGCGACCAAGCGCCTGACCACGATGGTCGATCATCTGATCTCGGATGCGATGGCCGATGCCTTCGACATCACCATCCGCCGCGAGCCCGTCGACGTCGCGGCCCTGGTCAAGGAGGTCGCCGAGGCCAACCAGCCGCTCGCCGTCAACAAGCAGCAGGCGATCAGCGTCACCGCGCCCGTCAACGTCGTCACCATGTGCGACACCGACCGCATTCGCGAGGCAATCGACAATCTGATCAGCAACGCCATCAAATACTCACCGATCGGCGGCAAGATCGGCGTCGTCGTCAGCCATGAGGGCGGCGACACCATCGTCCGCGTCAGCGACGAGGGCGCCGGCCTGTCGCCGGAGGATCTCGGCCGCCTGTTCGGCCGGTTCCAGCGGCTGTCGGCAAAACCGACCGCCGGCGAGAGCTCGACCGGGCTTGGGTTGTCCATCGTCAAGCGTATTATCGACATGCACGGCGGCGAGGTGACCGCCGAGAGCGAGGGCCCCGGCAAGGGCTCGACCTTCACCATCACCCTCCCCGCGACCGAAATTTCGTGA
- a CDS encoding ABC transporter permease, with protein sequence MLTMIGKRLMFAIPSLIGVVIVTFLLTRALPGDPAAYFAGPAATKEAVEQIRKKLGLDKPLIEQFFRYTNDLAHGDFGNSLTTGQPVAAEIRNRLPASAELTLLGLIVSVVIAIPLGVLAATRPGSWVDHLCRVTTTAGVSLPVFFTGLVLVYVFYFRLGWSPAPLGRLDVFYSAPPTVTGFYLIDTLIARDFEAFRSACSQLILPATTLAIFSLAPIARMTRASMLAVLSSEFVRTARASGLSPATVIVTYAFRNAMLPVITTLSMVFSFLLGANVLVEKVFAWPGIGSYAVEALISSDFAPVQGFVLTMAVMYVLLNLVIDILYGVIDPRVRLEG encoded by the coding sequence ATGCTGACCATGATCGGCAAGCGCCTGATGTTCGCGATTCCTTCGCTGATCGGGGTCGTCATCGTCACCTTCCTGCTGACCCGCGCATTGCCCGGTGATCCCGCGGCGTATTTCGCCGGCCCCGCCGCAACGAAAGAAGCCGTCGAGCAGATCCGGAAAAAACTCGGCCTCGACAAGCCGCTGATCGAGCAGTTCTTTCGCTACACCAACGATCTCGCCCATGGCGATTTCGGCAACTCGCTCACGACCGGCCAGCCGGTCGCAGCCGAGATCCGCAACCGCCTGCCGGCCTCCGCCGAGCTGACGCTGCTCGGCCTCATCGTCTCGGTCGTGATCGCGATTCCGCTCGGCGTGCTGGCGGCGACGCGGCCGGGCTCATGGGTCGACCATCTCTGCCGTGTGACGACGACGGCCGGCGTCTCGCTGCCGGTGTTCTTCACAGGTCTGGTGCTGGTCTATGTGTTCTATTTCCGGCTCGGCTGGTCGCCCGCGCCGCTCGGCCGGCTCGATGTGTTCTACAGCGCGCCGCCGACAGTGACCGGCTTCTATCTGATCGACACCCTGATCGCGCGCGACTTCGAGGCGTTCCGTTCGGCATGCAGCCAGCTCATCCTGCCGGCGACGACGCTTGCGATCTTCTCGCTGGCGCCGATCGCGCGCATGACGCGCGCCTCGATGCTGGCGGTGCTGTCCTCCGAATTCGTGCGCACCGCGCGTGCCAGCGGCCTGTCGCCGGCGACCGTCATCGTCACCTACGCCTTCCGCAACGCGATGCTCCCCGTCATCACCACGCTGAGCATGGTGTTCTCGTTCCTGCTCGGCGCCAACGTGCTGGTGGAGAAAGTGTTCGCCTGGCCAGGCATCGGCTCTTACGCCGTCGAAGCGCTGATCTCGTCGGACTTCGCGCCGGTGCAGGGGTTCGTGCTGACCATGGCGGTGATGTACGTGCTGCTCAATCTCGTGATCGACATTCTCTATGGCGTGATCGACCCGCGCGTGCGGTTGGAGGGCTAA
- a CDS encoding phosphotransferase has translation MSMPLPHLADAASFRAFRADPPRWLPIALDIARSHDLDASAPHVFATGTNLVVGLGDRLILKIFPPLLRAQFVSEHGSLAQLAGRIDLPIPEIVAEGERDGWPYLIITRLAGTLGSEVWPSLPEAQKERVLRQIGETIAAVQRAPLGSLAQIQPRWDDFMRAQMQGCKARHTRLGLAPKFLAGLDDLLRDAAALIPMDASPVILIGEYIPENFLLARHDDQWSLAGLFDFGDVLAGWRDYDLLGPSAFMAAGRPGRVRNLLEGFGYAKLDFALKRRLMALMLLHRASDLNSHICIEGWQEQADDLVELQELIWPG, from the coding sequence ATGTCGATGCCACTCCCCCACCTCGCCGACGCGGCAAGCTTTCGCGCCTTTCGCGCCGACCCTCCGCGATGGCTGCCGATCGCACTCGACATCGCCCGCAGCCACGATCTCGATGCCAGCGCGCCGCACGTGTTTGCCACCGGCACCAATCTCGTGGTCGGGCTCGGCGATCGCCTGATCCTGAAAATCTTCCCGCCGCTGCTCCGCGCGCAGTTCGTCTCCGAGCACGGCTCGCTGGCCCAGCTTGCCGGTCGCATTGACTTGCCAATTCCCGAGATCGTCGCGGAAGGCGAGCGCGACGGCTGGCCTTATCTGATCATCACGCGCCTTGCCGGCACGCTCGGCTCGGAGGTCTGGCCGTCGTTGCCGGAAGCGCAGAAGGAGCGCGTGCTGCGACAGATCGGCGAGACCATCGCCGCCGTGCAGCGCGCGCCGCTCGGCTCACTCGCGCAGATCCAGCCGCGCTGGGACGACTTCATGCGGGCCCAGATGCAGGGCTGCAAGGCGCGGCACACGCGTCTCGGCCTGGCGCCGAAATTCCTCGCCGGCCTCGACGATCTCCTGCGTGATGCGGCCGCGCTCATTCCGATGGATGCGTCGCCGGTGATCCTGATCGGCGAATACATTCCGGAGAACTTCCTGCTCGCCCGCCACGACGATCAATGGTCTCTCGCCGGCCTGTTCGACTTCGGCGACGTGCTGGCGGGATGGCGGGACTACGATCTGCTCGGCCCTAGCGCCTTCATGGCAGCGGGCCGGCCGGGCAGGGTGCGCAACCTGCTCGAAGGCTTTGGCTATGCGAAGCTCGACTTCGCGCTCAAGCGACGGCTGATGGCCCTGATGCTGCTGCATCGCGCCAGCGACCTCAACAGCCACATCTGCATCGAGGGCTGGCAGGAGCAGGCGGATGATCTGGTCGAACTTCAGGAGCTGATCTGGCCGGGGTGA